Proteins from one Pseudomonas sp. KBS0710 genomic window:
- a CDS encoding glycosyltransferase family 32 protein, whose amino-acid sequence MTTLQPALSHQALQNPANLTASQGTGALVTAEPALIEASANDATPDDLDNPAALKKAFADRCNWETLAAKLHTILEDLHTAFPAPLSSEQQSLLEVQLASHLNNVSVSVCEGSSYYQQHNLAPTSIVKLGTFLSGSDLPLPKTLDALLALYQLAKKHVQTPPLGNFSGALSWPMPLSTQDKQAIIALLNTPDSALPGLPLNDPKGVLGYLLSACELSGNDYKYPSSAVETLLGSAKAQALGQAIQNRLGGIATNTSVNDYLLAAIQMGLDPQSTGTPARNSVGGFDLGQQSLWNQAPSAVIEALSRHLVKEGRASAASAELAARMLLARTAPEYLVKNIPANVTYGSIPWTQLAIAVAKLEIESPGRVLSMSYREVLAAAEGLDVGIPISQHIHHEALHNWGEVNGYLMAGTTPTDTQMRDVQNAFSVQQEALQATSQALATPIPMRENMGMELLREKFPGIPDEVFKAKSLTKARLIKGRPGSFPGTHSMLDVVMHGSTVKNADNEHWITNDKRIPIKQFCALSDSGALSVVDAFNQQYKPAIEVLEKGHTGMTHYLISTLPPQDRKNFEYGKLEFFHTDSYLIGLDFSTKTLTQKGHTLDVKITREGQVNIYRIDTRAGTISKHNYLAHIYSPPYSRLDSRDANTLHRTVRFNPFEDEHTEQAKEKPAAVETPQMYDSDRTRYIAKVLGKRLDLQGDDLLKHARGTTSYDKTSAANTAIGEFFLNMIPFRSAIVNFMQGNIGDGLLDLGMDVIGLVTLGAGKAAHASKVVAKGVTGLRGTVRTARFLGTVVIDAVNPLGGGGDLLKGLSRWTWSKGKSAFNALKGASGSYDVLKAASTQHGLVAVGTSKVAGEVLDSDALFRGGNWYAFDAAKGRPYGSPLKDFQPAVAAAGDRVEVFNRPSLRDYEVNVSPAQLQVKGLQSNVYVGPNNKEYIKVDGKLYQSTVKDGQRVIQHPSAPRDNIAVKDLGSAGWEPSATANRLFGGDSLSPWKLNQHTYVVPVDDVKITTGSSYPYTIEYRGMNIVATFDTKVGAWMASSGKANGKAAEYFWRSAKKKWQMGPLEELKKAQKIPEHNFRFIDVTPPAILQMPSNIRPIPTNIHYFWAGGEIPDKLVKNIAANAENMPGFTSIVHVDADTPELLQAIKLKLEKDAPGVTVMNLHDEDFFQPLKTTELYTYFRNGQGKNLAATSDVARYPLMNKYGGIYLDTDDTIKGAVGSAGLNAGDSDILLSKPVAHQITDYKPFFNTSNFATQPDNPVVTEMIAEMNRRFTKNKAYLEANRPTLSKEANGRFTYTQDFLEYEGKIFETVGPNMFDDVLKSKRPDIYDAGFDGISKEKIQKLNNRYVSGPPFKLEDDTRQYYLNKGVSEPDGLTESVAQAKTHYHALRDQLKINIGAEHSWIDS is encoded by the coding sequence ATGACTACTCTCCAACCTGCCCTTTCTCATCAAGCGCTACAGAACCCTGCCAACCTCACTGCGTCGCAGGGCACCGGTGCGCTGGTTACCGCTGAGCCGGCTTTGATTGAAGCCTCAGCCAACGATGCAACACCTGATGATCTGGACAACCCGGCAGCGCTTAAAAAAGCCTTTGCCGATCGGTGCAACTGGGAAACCCTGGCGGCAAAACTGCACACGATTCTGGAAGATCTGCACACCGCCTTCCCCGCCCCCCTTTCCAGTGAGCAGCAAAGTCTGCTTGAGGTCCAACTGGCGTCGCACTTGAACAACGTCTCAGTATCGGTATGCGAAGGCTCCAGTTACTATCAGCAGCACAATCTGGCGCCCACCAGCATCGTCAAACTGGGCACCTTCCTCAGCGGCAGCGACCTGCCCCTTCCCAAAACCCTGGACGCGTTGCTAGCCCTTTATCAGCTAGCGAAAAAGCACGTGCAGACCCCGCCCCTGGGCAACTTCAGCGGCGCGCTGAGCTGGCCGATGCCGCTCTCGACGCAAGACAAACAAGCCATCATCGCCTTGTTGAACACACCTGATTCAGCGCTGCCAGGGTTACCATTGAACGACCCAAAAGGCGTGCTGGGCTATCTGTTGTCCGCCTGCGAGTTGTCCGGCAATGACTATAAATATCCCAGCAGCGCAGTCGAAACACTGCTGGGGTCGGCCAAGGCGCAAGCGCTGGGCCAGGCCATTCAAAACCGTTTGGGCGGCATTGCGACGAACACCAGCGTCAACGACTACTTGCTCGCTGCAATTCAGATGGGGCTTGACCCGCAATCCACCGGCACACCGGCGCGTAACAGCGTTGGCGGCTTTGATCTGGGCCAACAGTCACTCTGGAATCAAGCGCCCAGCGCAGTGATCGAGGCTTTGAGCCGTCACTTGGTCAAGGAAGGTCGGGCCTCTGCGGCATCGGCTGAACTGGCTGCGCGTATGTTGCTGGCTCGCACTGCGCCTGAATACCTGGTCAAGAACATTCCGGCCAACGTGACCTACGGCAGCATTCCCTGGACTCAATTGGCTATCGCTGTGGCCAAGCTGGAAATCGAATCACCGGGACGTGTACTCAGCATGTCCTATCGCGAAGTACTTGCCGCCGCAGAGGGCCTCGACGTCGGCATACCCATCTCACAGCATATCCATCACGAAGCGTTGCATAATTGGGGGGAAGTCAATGGCTACTTGATGGCTGGCACGACGCCCACCGACACTCAGATGCGCGACGTGCAGAACGCCTTCAGCGTCCAGCAAGAAGCTTTGCAAGCCACCTCTCAGGCTCTCGCAACGCCCATCCCGATGCGTGAAAACATGGGGATGGAGCTGCTCAGGGAGAAATTCCCAGGCATACCCGATGAAGTGTTCAAAGCTAAAAGCCTCACGAAAGCCCGGTTGATCAAAGGACGCCCCGGAAGTTTCCCTGGCACGCACTCAATGCTGGACGTCGTCATGCACGGCTCCACAGTCAAAAATGCTGACAACGAACATTGGATTACCAACGACAAGCGCATCCCCATCAAACAGTTTTGCGCGCTGTCCGACAGTGGCGCACTATCGGTAGTCGATGCCTTCAACCAGCAATACAAACCTGCGATTGAGGTGCTGGAGAAAGGCCATACGGGCATGACCCACTACCTGATCTCGACCTTGCCACCGCAGGATCGGAAAAACTTCGAATATGGAAAACTCGAATTTTTTCATACCGACAGCTACCTCATCGGCTTGGACTTCTCGACAAAAACCCTGACCCAAAAAGGCCATACGCTGGATGTGAAAATCACCCGTGAAGGGCAGGTCAATATTTACCGCATTGATACACGCGCCGGGACCATTTCAAAACACAATTACCTGGCTCACATTTACTCGCCACCCTACTCCAGGCTCGACAGCCGAGACGCCAACACACTGCATAGAACCGTGCGATTCAACCCCTTCGAAGACGAGCATACCGAGCAGGCCAAGGAAAAGCCGGCGGCCGTTGAAACGCCACAAATGTACGATTCAGACCGTACCCGCTACATCGCCAAAGTACTCGGTAAACGCCTGGACTTGCAGGGCGATGACCTGCTCAAACATGCACGCGGAACAACGTCCTACGATAAGACTAGCGCAGCGAACACGGCCATCGGCGAATTTTTCCTGAATATGATTCCGTTCAGGTCAGCGATTGTTAACTTCATGCAGGGCAATATCGGCGATGGCTTGCTCGACCTTGGCATGGATGTGATTGGGCTGGTGACCCTGGGCGCCGGCAAGGCCGCGCATGCGAGCAAAGTGGTCGCCAAGGGTGTGACCGGCCTGCGGGGCACAGTAAGAACCGCCCGGTTTCTGGGTACCGTCGTAATCGACGCGGTCAACCCGTTGGGCGGTGGGGGCGACCTTCTCAAGGGTCTCAGCCGCTGGACCTGGTCCAAGGGAAAGAGCGCATTCAATGCCCTCAAGGGCGCCAGCGGCAGCTACGACGTACTCAAAGCGGCCAGCACGCAGCATGGCCTGGTTGCTGTAGGCACCTCCAAGGTTGCCGGTGAAGTTCTGGACAGTGATGCGTTGTTCCGGGGCGGCAACTGGTATGCCTTCGACGCGGCCAAGGGGCGGCCCTACGGTTCACCGCTGAAAGATTTCCAGCCTGCGGTGGCGGCTGCAGGTGATAGGGTCGAAGTCTTCAACAGGCCATCGCTGCGTGACTATGAGGTCAATGTCTCCCCGGCCCAGTTGCAGGTCAAAGGCTTGCAGTCAAACGTCTACGTCGGCCCGAACAATAAAGAATACATAAAAGTCGATGGCAAGCTCTATCAGTCCACTGTCAAGGACGGCCAGCGGGTTATCCAACACCCCAGCGCGCCACGCGACAACATTGCGGTCAAGGACTTGGGCAGCGCCGGTTGGGAACCCTCCGCCACCGCCAATCGCTTGTTCGGCGGTGACTCCCTCTCACCCTGGAAATTAAACCAACACACCTACGTCGTTCCGGTAGACGACGTAAAAATAACCACGGGTTCTTCATACCCCTACACGATCGAATACCGGGGCATGAACATTGTCGCCACCTTTGATACCAAGGTCGGTGCCTGGATGGCTAGTTCGGGTAAAGCCAACGGAAAGGCCGCCGAGTACTTCTGGAGAAGCGCTAAGAAGAAGTGGCAGATGGGACCACTGGAAGAACTTAAAAAAGCCCAGAAGATACCCGAGCACAATTTCAGATTCATCGATGTAACCCCGCCGGCTATCTTGCAGATGCCCAGCAATATCAGGCCCATCCCTACCAACATTCACTACTTCTGGGCGGGTGGCGAAATACCCGACAAGCTGGTCAAGAACATCGCGGCCAATGCCGAAAATATGCCCGGCTTCACATCCATTGTGCACGTCGACGCCGACACTCCAGAGTTGCTGCAGGCCATCAAGCTCAAGCTGGAGAAGGATGCTCCCGGCGTTACCGTCATGAACTTGCATGACGAAGACTTTTTCCAGCCATTGAAAACAACAGAGCTGTACACCTACTTTCGCAACGGCCAGGGGAAAAACCTTGCCGCCACTTCCGATGTGGCTCGCTATCCGTTGATGAATAAATATGGCGGTATTTATCTCGACACCGATGACACGATTAAAGGCGCCGTGGGGTCCGCCGGCTTGAACGCGGGTGACTCGGATATACTGCTCAGCAAACCGGTCGCTCACCAAATCACCGACTACAAACCCTTCTTCAATACCAGTAACTTCGCCACGCAACCTGATAACCCGGTCGTGACCGAAATGATCGCCGAGATGAACCGGCGCTTCACTAAAAACAAGGCGTATTTAGAGGCCAATCGCCCCACCCTCTCCAAAGAGGCCAATGGCAGATTCACCTACACCCAAGATTTTCTGGAGTACGAAGGCAAGATCTTTGAAACCGTCGGCCCGAACATGTTTGACGACGTACTGAAAAGCAAGCGACCTGACATTTACGATGCAGGCTTTGATGGGATAAGCAAAGAAAAAATACAAAAGCTCAATAACAGGTACGTGTCCGGCCCCCCGTTCAAGTTGGAAGATGACACTCGCCAGTATTATCTCAATAAAGGCGTGAGTGAACCGGATGGGCTCACAGAAAGCGTGGCGCAAGCCAAAACACACTACCACGCGCTCCGTGACCAGTTGAAGATCAACATCGGCGCCGAACATTCGTGGATCGATTCCTGA
- a CDS encoding GNAT family N-acetyltransferase encodes MQAVMNPKYPGLSVRVADEGFDAYVWGNDFSFEVSAYGVPEMGQRVDQWAVERILPYRKCYGIDPEEFASFRDVPDSAIFMAYLDDRAVGHVVVSTNWNGFAHVDELAVALPARRHGVAKALLDVAQFWARKKNLPGMMLETQNNNLGACRLYERCGYVMGGIDQLRYRGIDPQTREVAIFWYRLFKPESQMA; translated from the coding sequence ATGCAAGCTGTAATGAACCCGAAGTATCCGGGGCTTAGTGTTCGGGTCGCCGACGAAGGCTTTGACGCCTACGTGTGGGGCAATGACTTCAGCTTTGAGGTCAGCGCCTATGGCGTGCCGGAGATGGGCCAGCGGGTCGATCAATGGGCGGTGGAGCGCATCCTGCCGTACCGCAAATGTTATGGCATCGACCCGGAAGAATTCGCCAGTTTTCGCGATGTTCCCGACAGTGCGATTTTTATGGCGTACCTGGATGATCGCGCGGTGGGGCACGTTGTGGTCAGCACCAACTGGAACGGTTTTGCCCATGTCGACGAGCTGGCGGTGGCCTTGCCTGCGCGACGCCATGGCGTGGCCAAGGCGTTGCTGGATGTGGCGCAGTTCTGGGCGCGCAAAAAGAATCTGCCGGGCATGATGCTCGAGACCCAGAACAACAACCTCGGTGCCTGCCGCCTGTATGAACGTTGCGGGTATGTGATGGGCGGGATCGATCAATTGCGCTATCGCGGGATTGATCCACAAACCCGCGAAGTGGCGATTTTCTGGTATCGGCTGTTTAAGCCCGAGTCGCAAATGGCCTGA
- a CDS encoding arginine/lysine/ornithine decarboxylase, which yields MYKDLKFPVLIVHRDIKADTVAGDRVRGIARELEQEGFSIFSAVDYAEGRLVASTHHGLACMLIAAEGAGENTHLLQNMVELIRLARVRAPNLPIFALGEQVTLENAPADAMSELNQLRGILYLFEDTVPFLARQVARAARAYLDGLLPPFFKALVQHTADSNYSWHTPGHGGGVAYRKSPVGQAFHQFFGENTLRSDLSVSVPELGSLLDHTGPLAEAEARAARNFGADHTFFVINGTSTANKIVWHSMVARDDLVLVDRNCHKSVLHSIIMTGAIPLYLCPERNELGIIGPIPLSEFSPESIRAKIDASPLTRGRPAKVKLAVVTNSTYDGLCYNAELIKQQLGNSVEVLHFDEAWYAYAAFHEFFAGRYGMGTSRTPDSPLVFTTHSTHKLLAAFSQASMIHVQDGGARQLDRDRFNEAFMMHISTSPQYSIIASLDVASAMMEGPAGRSLLQEMFDEALSFRRALANLRQHIAAEDWWFSIWQPPSVAGIDRVATADWLLHPQDDWHGFGDVAEDYVLLDPIKVTLVMPGLNAGGALSDCGIPAAVVSKFLWERGLVVEKTGLYSFLVLFSMGITKGKWSTLLTELLEFKRNYDANASLASCLPSVFKEGPARYQGLGLRDLCDQLHSCYRSNATAKHLKRMYTVLPDIAMKPADAYDHLVRGEVEAVSIDALPGRIAAVMLVPYPPGIPLIMPGERFTESTRSIIDYLAFARTFDSSFPGFVADVHGLQHEDDGSGRCYTVDCIKG from the coding sequence ATGTACAAAGACCTGAAGTTCCCTGTTCTTATCGTGCACCGCGACATCAAGGCCGACACCGTTGCCGGTGATCGGGTCAGAGGCATTGCCAGGGAGTTGGAACAAGAGGGCTTCAGTATTTTTTCTGCGGTGGATTACGCCGAAGGCCGATTAGTTGCTTCTACCCATCACGGCCTGGCGTGCATGTTGATCGCCGCCGAAGGCGCTGGCGAAAACACCCACCTGCTGCAAAACATGGTCGAGCTGATTCGCCTGGCGCGGGTGAGGGCGCCCAACCTGCCGATCTTTGCCCTGGGCGAGCAGGTTACCCTGGAAAACGCGCCGGCCGACGCCATGAGTGAGCTCAACCAACTGCGCGGCATTCTGTACCTGTTCGAAGACACTGTGCCGTTTTTGGCCCGCCAGGTTGCGCGTGCCGCGCGCGCCTACCTTGATGGCTTGTTGCCGCCGTTTTTCAAAGCGTTGGTACAGCACACCGCTGACTCCAACTATTCCTGGCACACCCCCGGCCATGGCGGCGGCGTGGCTTATCGCAAAAGCCCGGTGGGGCAGGCGTTCCATCAGTTTTTTGGCGAAAACACCCTGCGTTCGGATTTGTCCGTGTCGGTGCCGGAGCTGGGTTCGCTGCTCGATCACACCGGGCCCTTGGCCGAAGCCGAGGCCCGTGCGGCGCGCAACTTTGGTGCCGATCACACGTTCTTTGTGATTAACGGCACCTCGACCGCCAACAAGATCGTGTGGCATTCCATGGTGGCGCGCGACGACTTGGTGTTGGTGGATCGCAACTGCCACAAGTCGGTGCTGCATTCGATCATCATGACCGGCGCCATCCCGCTGTACCTGTGCCCGGAGCGCAACGAGCTGGGGATTATCGGCCCAATCCCCTTAAGTGAATTCAGCCCCGAATCGATCCGCGCCAAAATCGACGCCAGCCCGTTGACCCGTGGCCGGCCGGCGAAAGTGAAGCTGGCGGTGGTCACCAACTCCACCTACGACGGCCTGTGCTACAACGCCGAGCTGATCAAGCAGCAATTGGGCAACAGTGTTGAGGTGTTGCACTTCGACGAGGCCTGGTACGCCTACGCGGCCTTTCACGAATTCTTCGCCGGGCGTTATGGCATGGGCACGTCGCGCACCCCGGACAGCCCGCTGGTGTTCACCACCCACTCGACGCACAAATTGCTCGCGGCGTTCAGCCAGGCGTCGATGATCCATGTGCAGGACGGCGGTGCGCGCCAGTTGGACCGTGACCGTTTCAACGAAGCCTTCATGATGCACATCTCCACGTCCCCGCAATACAGCATCATCGCCTCGCTGGACGTGGCCTCGGCGATGATGGAAGGCCCGGCCGGGCGCTCGCTGTTGCAGGAGATGTTCGATGAAGCCCTGAGTTTTCGCCGTGCGCTGGCCAATCTGCGCCAGCATATTGCAGCCGAAGATTGGTGGTTCTCGATCTGGCAGCCGCCGTCGGTGGCCGGCATCGACCGGGTCGCCACGGCGGATTGGCTGTTGCACCCGCAGGATGATTGGCACGGCTTTGGCGATGTGGCCGAAGACTATGTGTTGCTGGACCCGATCAAAGTCACCCTGGTAATGCCCGGCCTTAACGCCGGTGGTGCCTTGAGCGACTGCGGAATTCCCGCCGCAGTGGTCAGCAAATTCCTCTGGGAACGTGGGTTGGTGGTGGAAAAGACCGGTTTATATTCCTTCCTCGTGTTGTTTTCCATGGGCATCACCAAGGGCAAATGGAGTACCTTGCTCACCGAGTTGCTGGAGTTCAAGCGCAATTATGACGCCAATGCCAGCCTGGCCAGCTGTTTGCCCTCGGTGTTCAAAGAAGGCCCGGCGCGTTATCAAGGCCTGGGTTTGCGTGACCTGTGCGACCAGTTGCATAGTTGTTACCGCAGCAACGCCACGGCCAAGCACCTCAAGCGGATGTACACGGTGTTGCCCGACATTGCGATGAAACCGGCTGATGCCTACGACCATCTGGTCAGGGGTGAAGTCGAAGCCGTTTCCATTGACGCCTTGCCAGGACGCATCGCAGCCGTGATGCTGGTGCCGTATCCGCCGGGCATTCCGTTGATCATGCCGGGCGAGCGCTTTACTGAATCCACGCGCTCGATCATCGACTACCTGGCATTTGCCCGCACGTTCGATAGCAGTTTCCCCGGTTTTGTCGCTGATGTTCATGGGTTGCAACACGAAGATGACGGCAGTGGTCGTTGTTACACCGTCGATTGCATCAAGGGTTAA
- a CDS encoding colicin E1 family microcin immunity protein produces MSTAYFLKNLAIAAGLLILGLSVWFYKDPVTQDIHYGYLSAALLSTLLFPLSKKLIESFFLTFTTRSFWTTGLFTESPGKNGLYVMYYIVCMLLAIPVAGAYLMYVAIKKVARQGHS; encoded by the coding sequence ATGAGCACAGCGTATTTTTTAAAAAACCTCGCCATTGCCGCGGGCCTTCTGATCCTGGGCTTGAGTGTGTGGTTTTACAAAGACCCGGTGACCCAGGATATCCACTATGGCTATTTATCCGCCGCACTGCTCAGTACGTTACTGTTCCCACTGTCAAAAAAATTAATCGAAAGCTTCTTCCTGACGTTTACAACCCGATCGTTCTGGACCACGGGCCTGTTCACCGAAAGCCCAGGCAAAAATGGTTTGTATGTCATGTATTACATTGTTTGCATGCTACTGGCGATTCCTGTTGCGGGCGCTTACCTGATGTATGTCGCGATAAAAAAAGTGGCCCGTCAGGGCCACTCTTGA
- a CDS encoding colicin-like pore-forming protein, producing the protein MALEIGPIVITAGREQDFSIDGFGGGYGPPPVPGWTQSVNAEIVRRADELLFNGRVAADLSYTQRADAIPAQYQAQLTQIAAQAEASAATPLEQLANESASLSNAITQKAAEYQAQFTIALGYDGADPTTGFRMPPGSFPPEYYYSFAVDWLKAYNAGLDAKLSNSQAKILNDRKNQVDTEAVDIQLAIKFTADFYKEVGEKYGAHFAELAQQLASEAQGKTISNVDEAMRAFNQYKDSLNAKFNASDRLAIKNALDAVDAQQLANHITTLSKGFGYVGKAIDAVDLLTEVKNGFQTGEWNNTLLKIETLFAGAAATGLLAFAFGVAATTPIGILAFAMIMALTSAYISEARVKAFNDALDAAINPGQ; encoded by the coding sequence ATGGCTTTGGAAATTGGCCCAATCGTCATTACTGCGGGGCGAGAGCAGGATTTTTCAATCGACGGCTTCGGCGGTGGTTACGGCCCGCCACCCGTTCCAGGATGGACTCAGAGCGTCAATGCAGAAATTGTCCGGCGCGCAGATGAGCTGCTGTTCAACGGCAGAGTGGCTGCCGACCTGAGCTATACACAGCGCGCCGATGCGATACCTGCGCAATATCAGGCTCAATTGACCCAGATCGCTGCACAAGCAGAAGCCAGTGCCGCCACGCCGCTTGAACAGCTGGCCAATGAGTCGGCAAGCCTGAGCAATGCGATCACGCAAAAAGCTGCCGAGTATCAGGCGCAGTTCACCATCGCGTTGGGTTACGACGGCGCAGACCCTACCACTGGCTTTCGCATGCCGCCGGGCAGCTTTCCGCCGGAATATTACTATTCGTTCGCCGTGGATTGGCTCAAGGCCTACAACGCCGGGCTCGATGCAAAATTGTCGAATTCGCAAGCCAAGATCCTGAACGATCGCAAAAACCAGGTCGATACAGAAGCGGTTGATATCCAGCTGGCGATTAAATTCACCGCTGACTTTTATAAGGAGGTGGGCGAAAAGTATGGTGCTCACTTCGCCGAACTGGCTCAGCAACTGGCCAGCGAAGCCCAAGGCAAAACCATCAGCAATGTTGATGAGGCGATGAGGGCGTTTAACCAGTACAAAGACAGCCTGAATGCAAAGTTTAATGCGAGTGATCGCTTGGCGATTAAAAACGCGTTGGACGCTGTTGACGCGCAGCAACTGGCTAACCACATCACTACGTTGAGCAAGGGGTTTGGTTATGTTGGGAAGGCCATAGATGCTGTGGATCTATTGACTGAAGTCAAGAACGGCTTTCAGACCGGTGAGTGGAACAACACGCTGTTGAAGATCGAAACGCTCTTTGCAGGCGCTGCGGCGACGGGGTTGCTGGCTTTTGCTTTCGGGGTGGCTGCCACGACGCCTATCGGCATACTGGCCTTTGCAATGATCATGGCGTTGACCAGCGCCTATATCTCCGAAGCCCGCGTGAAAGCGTTCAACGACGCACTTGATGCGGCGATCAACCCAGGTCAGTAA
- the dnaQ gene encoding DNA polymerase III subunit epsilon: protein MRSVVLDTETTGMPVTDGHRIIEIGCVELMGRRLTGRHFHVYLQPDRDSDEGAIGVHGITDEFLKGKPRFAEVADEFFDFINGAQLIIHNAAFDVGFINNEFALMGQTERADISQHCSILDTLMMARERHPGQRNSLDALCKRYGVDNSGRELHGALLDSEILADVYLTMTGGQTSLSLAGNASDGSGSAEGSGNRPSEIRRLAADRKPTTIIRASEQDLAEHAARLEAIAKSAGAPALWSQLTQQ from the coding sequence ATCCGATCTGTTGTACTCGATACCGAAACCACCGGCATGCCGGTGACCGATGGTCACCGGATCATTGAAATCGGCTGTGTCGAACTGATGGGTCGGCGTCTCACCGGGCGCCACTTTCACGTCTACCTGCAACCGGATCGCGACAGTGACGAAGGCGCGATTGGCGTCCACGGTATCACTGATGAATTCCTCAAGGGCAAGCCGCGCTTCGCTGAAGTGGCGGACGAGTTTTTCGACTTCATCAACGGCGCTCAGCTGATCATCCATAACGCGGCGTTCGACGTCGGCTTCATCAATAACGAGTTTGCCCTGATGGGGCAGACCGAGCGTGCGGATATCTCCCAGCACTGCTCGATCCTCGATACCTTGATGATGGCCCGTGAGCGTCACCCCGGCCAGCGCAACAGCCTGGATGCCTTGTGCAAGCGTTATGGCGTCGACAACTCCGGCCGTGAACTGCACGGCGCCTTGCTCGACTCCGAGATTCTCGCCGACGTTTACCTGACCATGACCGGCGGGCAGACCAGCCTGTCCCTGGCGGGTAATGCCTCCGATGGCAGCGGCTCGGCAGAAGGTTCGGGCAACCGGCCTTCGGAAATCCGCCGCTTGGCGGCGGATCGCAAGCCGACCACCATTATCCGTGCCAGCGAGCAGGATTTGGCCGAGCATGCGGCGCGCTTGGAAGCGATTGCCAAGTCGGCAGGTGCGCCGGCGTTGTGGTCGCAATTGACTCAGCAATAA
- the rnhA gene encoding ribonuclease HI: MTDTVELFTDGACKGNPGPGGWGALLVCKGVEKELWGGEANTTNNRMELMGAIRGLEELKRRCDVLLVTDSQYVMKGINEWMVNWKKRGWKTAAKEPVKNADLWQLLDEQCNRHDITWKWVRGHIGHPGNERADQLANRGVDEVRGYKQS; this comes from the coding sequence ATGACCGATACCGTAGAACTCTTCACCGATGGCGCCTGCAAGGGCAACCCTGGCCCCGGCGGCTGGGGCGCGTTGCTGGTGTGCAAAGGCGTGGAGAAGGAACTGTGGGGCGGCGAAGCCAACACCACCAACAACCGCATGGAACTGATGGGCGCCATTCGCGGCCTCGAAGAACTCAAGCGTCGCTGTGACGTGCTGTTGGTCACCGACTCGCAATACGTGATGAAGGGCATCAACGAGTGGATGGTGAACTGGAAGAAGCGCGGCTGGAAAACCGCGGCCAAGGAGCCGGTAAAGAATGCCGACCTGTGGCAATTGCTCGATGAGCAATGCAACCGCCATGACATCACCTGGAAATGGGTACGCGGCCACATCGGCCACCCGGGCAACGAACGCGCCGACCAGTTGGCCAATCGTGGCGTGGATGAAGTGCGGGGCTACAAACAGAGCTGA
- a CDS encoding class I SAM-dependent methyltransferase: MTDKAFAQADPEWLALISAARDWLSGPIGQFLLDEERRMLEDELGRFFGGYLVHYGPSAQTPPAAPQVQRNVRLGAPLPGVEIVCEEQAWPLSEHAADVVVLQHGLDFCLSPHGLLREAASSVRPGGHLLIIGINPWSSWGLRHVFAHDGLRQARCIAPSRVGDWLNLLGFALEKRRFGCYRPPLASAKWQGRLAGWERRAGAWQLSGGGFYLLVARKIVVGLRPVRQVARQPMGKLVPMPMAKVNRKQSEP, encoded by the coding sequence ATGACTGATAAAGCGTTCGCCCAGGCCGATCCTGAATGGCTGGCCCTGATCAGCGCAGCCCGTGATTGGCTGTCCGGGCCGATCGGGCAATTTTTGTTGGATGAAGAGCGGCGCATGCTCGAAGACGAGCTGGGCCGGTTCTTTGGTGGTTACCTGGTGCACTACGGCCCGTCGGCGCAGACGCCGCCCGCTGCGCCGCAGGTGCAACGCAATGTGCGCCTGGGCGCGCCGTTGCCTGGGGTCGAGATTGTTTGCGAGGAACAGGCCTGGCCGCTGAGCGAACATGCTGCCGATGTGGTGGTGCTGCAGCATGGCCTGGATTTCTGCCTGTCGCCCCACGGTTTGCTGCGCGAGGCCGCCAGCAGCGTGCGCCCAGGTGGCCACTTGCTGATTATCGGCATCAACCCCTGGAGCAGTTGGGGCCTGCGCCATGTGTTCGCCCATGATGGCCTGCGCCAGGCGCGCTGCATCGCGCCGTCGCGGGTCGGTGACTGGTTGAACCTGCTGGGCTTCGCGCTGGAGAAACGCCGCTTCGGGTGCTATCGTCCGCCGCTTGCGTCTGCCAAGTGGCAAGGCCGGCTGGCCGGCTGGGAGCGCCGCGCAGGTGCCTGGCAGCTGTCGGGCGGCGGCTTCTATTTATTGGTCGCGCGCAAGATCGTGGTCGGGCTGCGGCCGGTGCGTCAGGTGGCGCGTCAGCCCATGGGCAAGCTGGTGCCGATGCCGATGGCCAAGGTCAACCGCAAGCAAAGCGAACCGTAA